The segment TTCTTCGGTTAATTCTTCAGCATTTTCAAATGTTATTTCACGCACCAACGGCACACATTTCTCTTGTATCCATATTTTCAATTCATCGAAATTCTTTAAACTGCCCGTATAAGTTTCATCATTTTCATGTGTCACAGCAACATCGGGTCTAAAGACAATAATGGGTGAACCTAGAATGTAAGTTgaagaataaaagaaattttttttaaatttaaaaagaaaatgtcctTTTTTCATTTGCATAATGATTCATGTGCATTTGTATGGTGATTGTGTgtgagttttctttattttaaactagGAATTAGAACTAGAGTATTTATTAgtataaatgaattatttacaTAAAGAACCTTCTGATTTTTCGGAGATTTGATAAAAAGTTTGTCAATTTCTCTTTAGCTATTGTATAATGTCATGGAGAAAGTAAAAGATGCACTAGTCTATTGaacagtctaatctattgaAAAATCTAATGGGATATTGACAactatattgactagtctgttgatttgcccatatactagtctattgactatcctattgactactctattggTTAacctattgactactctattggTTAacctattgactaatctattgattaaCCTATTGACAAACCTCTTGGACTATCTATTTATCGGTCTATtaactagtatattgtctagccTTTTAACTATTTCATGCAGttatctattgattagtctattaacttgactagtctattaacaagtctattgactagtggTGTGTTGACATGTCTCTTGACATAATCtattgtctattgactagtatattgtttattgtctagtctattgactactataCGCAGTTAGTAGAGActtgtttattgactagtctatggactgtcgatagttttaacgtgagcacctgccgtgtcggccttatctcacggtggtctttttcatccacagggtagacttgagaacggtctaccatcgccgctttttcttcaatgaagactcaggtggcaatttttgcacattggctatgaccggtaccatgcgcNNNNNNNNNNGAGTATGGAATGGCCTAATTATTAGTGTTTTAGAGAAGAAAGAATGACCCTCGTATACGGTCCAGGGCTTGATAATATCCGGATCAAGCCCCTGTGGCAGGCGCTTGATAAGGCTTCAATCAGACAACAACTGGAAAATGTCATGAGAACTACTGCGCTTCCTTTAACNNNNNNNNNNNNNNNNNNNNNNNNNNNNNNNNNNNNNNNNNNNNNNNNNNNNNNNNNNNNNNNNNNNNNNNNNNNNNNNNNNNNNNNNNNNNNNNNNNNNCAGTTCTGCGGTATTCCACTACTTGCAATAAAGAATCAGATTACTGACACCTTGGTAAGAGCTGGCACCATGCTTAGCAGACTGGTAGTAGACCAATTCTGCGGTATTCCACTACTTGCAATAAAGAATCAGATTACTGAATACTGTCTCTGCATTGCTGGCGACAATGGTCACGTGAGCTTACGTGCTAACAGCTTTAGCGCTGTGGCCACAAATGGATCCACTAAGGTCTAAATATCTTCTTGTTCCGCAAAGACAGCAGCTAAGTAGGCTGACATCGATTATCACTGGCCACTGTAAATTTAGTAACCATGCTAGACGCATTGGTCTTCCGTTCAACGATTACTATAGAAGTTGTCAAAACGAGGATGAAGAGGAAACTATTACTCATCTTCTATGTGAGTGTCCTGCTCTGGCATATGCCAAACTTCGGACGCTTGGATCAACATATTTTGGTGATCTATCTGATTTGTCGAATATTCAATTAGTACGTCTCATGGATTTCATTAATCTGACAAACTGATTTTCTCACTTTCTCTTTACTATCGTCTCTTTTTCCCTATCTTTCTCTTTCTTCTCTTACGGATATTAATACAAAGGGatcaacatggacccaagtaaagccaAAACGGCTACCTGTGATAACCTAACCTAGTGTATTGAATAGACATTGaagtagtctattgactagtctggtTAGTGgcctattgactattctatggattTGGCTATTGACTAGCCTAATAAATAGTTTGTTGTCCAGAGTAAAGATTTGTCTGTTAATTAGTATGTGGACCTACTTATTCACTAATCTATTGCCCAGTACATTGTCTCGTCTATTATGCAATATTTTATCTATTAacaagtttattgactagtctttatGGAacacataattaattaataaaataataaaaacaaaaataaacacaaacataaaacataaaatgaaacaaagaaaacagaaattaaaaaaatcaaacaataattACCTAAAGCTAATTTCTGTGTAATATTACCTAGTTGTTTATCATCAACTCCTTTGTGGTAACAGTTAAACAAAGAAGATTAGGAAGTTTTATAGTTAATAAAAGTtagtatttaaattaacaaaaaaaaaaaataaataaaataataagcaataaaaacaatagttttaaaataataaattaacagcaggcaaaataaacaattgaaatttaaagaataaaacatACCTGGTGGATGCATAGCCTGAGCAGCATCACCAAAACCAGCATGAAATTGACAATCATCTTTGAGATTTGTAGCCACTTTACGGAATGTATCATATTCAGGTTGATCACGACGATCAAAATAACCAATAATAATACGTTTCTTGGAATCTAAATTCTCCAAATCTCTCAAAGTTTTAAACTCTTTGATGGGATCTTCTAATTGTTTCTTAACAAATTCTACAAAAGCATCTGCTGAACGCTGACCACGATATTCACGTTTACTCAATTGTCCATTGCGTACAATTTTCAATGTAGGATATTTGGTAATATGAAAACGTGATGCTACTGATGTTTCCTTATCACAATCAACTTTACCCAATACAACTTTGCCGGCTTCGGGAAAAGCTTCTTTaacctaaaaaattaaaagaaatgtttttagtttagttgtttatataatagtttatggtgtatttttaaattaccttATCGGCGGCTTCGTTAAATATGGGCGCTAATAAATTACTAAAACGACACCATTctgcataaaaatttaaaaataccaaCTCATTGGAGGCTGCaagatatagaaaatttaatagaatttgatTACAAAAGCACTTAGTTtcgtttagttttattatatgtatataaaagtttgtttagtttaattatatataaaagttaataaaaaatatatatataataatagcacaacttttgtttaatttatcttttagaatttaattgatttaatttagacattttataattaaaatatattaaaatgtaatttgtttaataacaatttataaatatttcctgAACATTTAGGGTCTTATTCATaatcatttatcaaaggtttttCAATTGAATAtagtatttaaatatgtttttttaactcATTGATAACTTAATTATTACTTCACATTTATTCCCCGAAGCAGAACTAATTTACATAAGAAAAcctgtaaatataattttagtgtaactaaaattgttttaaaacaaattatatatacatacacactttGCAACTAAACTGTATTTATAATCGAagtgaaaaatgtatattttatttataacttccattccaattatatttttaaataattacatatttttatatccttggtagtttttaataattttctttaaaaatcatttaaatatatgaTGTTAACCCaacgagtgaaaacagaaccatTTCAGTTTCTTAAACAACAGCTTTGGAACTGgtagtgtcgccattacttctggaacccgttCCTTAGAATGTTGTTGTGATTCTTAAATACTTCttaatagttttcaaggaactagttctttgaaactacccagcagttcgacgggacagtcccgaacttaccatttaacctaccacttgtggtagcccctagccacctgacaacacaggtgaccaaccattttaacatgggcttgtcctacgaggaagtcaatcgtcactctacaccctacaaagagacagtaaagtgacgattgcctccgctctcgtttacaaaggggacactaaagtgacgactgtcttcattctcgtttacaaagagtttattcgTGACGAAAGatcaaaaacatacgaattggagtcagccaggttgtaagaatactatgggacaataatgtgacgattgacccgaaagatataaatttgagtcatcCAGATGGTGGTATATTAGTAGAAaattatttctccaaaagatgggtaaaataactactttcagaagtactacaaaaaaaaactacttttaagagtataatctctatgttacttgaggacagtaaagagacgactgtctccgctcccgcttacaaaaaagacactaaagtgacgactgtctttattctcgattacaaagggtacattcgtgacgaa is part of the Lucilia cuprina isolate Lc7/37 chromosome 3, ASM2204524v1, whole genome shotgun sequence genome and harbors:
- the LOC111681447 gene encoding endoplasmic reticulum resident protein 44 isoform X3, whose amino-acid sequence is MQLWNLRKCYYFAIFMIFYVFYHPTDSGAVSLTSENIDMTLASNELVFLNFYAEWCRFSNLLAPIFNEAADKVKEAFPEAGKVVLGKVDCDKETSVASRFHITKYPTLKIVRNGQLSKREYRGQRSADAFVEFVKKQLEDPIKEFKTLRDLENLDSKKRIIIGYFDRRDQPEYDTFRKVATNLKDDCQFHAGFGDAAQAMHPPGSPIIVFRPDVAVTHENDETYTGSLKNFDELKIWIQEKCVPLVREITFENAEELTEEGLPFLILFHHPDDTNSIKDYKAIIDHQLLDEKQNINFLTADGKRFAHPLHHLGKSEEDLPLIAIDSFRHMYLFPNFKDMYTPGKLKQFLQDLYSGKLHREFHYGPDPSTNEVQSEVVNTSPPESTFKKLGPSKNRYTLLHKDEL
- the LOC111681447 gene encoding endoplasmic reticulum resident protein 44 isoform X1; its protein translation is MQLWNLRKCYYFAIFMIFYVFYHPTDSGAVSLTSENIDMTLASNELVFLNFYAEWCRFSNLLAPIFNEAADKVKEAFPEAGKVVLGKVDCDKETSVASRFHITKYPTLKIVRNGQLSKREYRGQRSADAFVEFVKKQLEDPIKEFKTLRDLENLDSKKRIIIGYFDRRDQPEYDTFRKVATNLKDDCQFHAGFGDAAQAMHPPGVDDKQLGNITQKLALGSPIIVFRPDVAVTHENDETYTGSLKNFDELKIWIQEKCVPLVREITFENAEELTEEGLPFLILFHHPDDTNSIKDYKAIIDHQLLDEKQNINFLTADGKRFAHPLHHLGKSEEDLPLIAIDSFRHMYLFPNFKDMYTPGKLKQFLQDLYSGKLHREFHYGPDPSTNEVQSEVVNTSPPESTFKKLGPSKNRYTLLHKDEL
- the LOC111681447 gene encoding endoplasmic reticulum resident protein 44 isoform X2, producing the protein MQLWNLRKCYYFAIFMIFYVFYHPTDSGAVSLTSENIDMTLASNELVFLNFYAEWCRFSNLLAPIFNEAADKVKEAFPEAGKVVLGKVDCDKETSVASRFHITKYPTLKIVRNGQLSKREYRGQRSADAFVEFVKKQLEDPIKEFKTLRDLENLDSKKRIIIGYFDRRDQPEYDTFRKVATNLKDDCQFHAGFGDAAQAMHPPGVDDKQLGSPIIVFRPDVAVTHENDETYTGSLKNFDELKIWIQEKCVPLVREITFENAEELTEEGLPFLILFHHPDDTNSIKDYKAIIDHQLLDEKQNINFLTADGKRFAHPLHHLGKSEEDLPLIAIDSFRHMYLFPNFKDMYTPGKLKQFLQDLYSGKLHREFHYGPDPSTNEVQSEVVNTSPPESTFKKLGPSKNRYTLLHKDEL
- the LOC111681447 gene encoding endoplasmic reticulum resident protein 44 isoform X4, with translation MTLASNELVFLNFYAEWCRFSNLLAPIFNEAADKVKEAFPEAGKVVLGKVDCDKETSVASRFHITKYPTLKIVRNGQLSKREYRGQRSADAFVEFVKKQLEDPIKEFKTLRDLENLDSKKRIIIGYFDRRDQPEYDTFRKVATNLKDDCQFHAGFGDAAQAMHPPGVDDKQLGNITQKLALGSPIIVFRPDVAVTHENDETYTGSLKNFDELKIWIQEKCVPLVREITFENAEELTEEGLPFLILFHHPDDTNSIKDYKAIIDHQLLDEKQNINFLTADGKRFAHPLHHLGKSEEDLPLIAIDSFRHMYLFPNFKDMYTPGKLKQFLQDLYSGKLHREFHYGPDPSTNEVQSEVVNTSPPESTFKKLGPSKNRYTLLHKDEL